Proteins from one bacterium genomic window:
- the groES gene encoding co-chaperone GroES, with protein sequence MKIRPLSDRIIVQRVEEEERTKGGLIIPDTAKEKPQEGKVIAVGSGKFNDKGERILMEVKADDRVLFGKYSGTEIKLEGEEYLIMHQDDILGIIE encoded by the coding sequence ATGAAGATCAGACCTTTAAGTGACCGGATCATTGTCCAGCGGGTTGAAGAAGAGGAGCGAACCAAAGGGGGACTCATCATTCCCGACACGGCTAAGGAAAAACCCCAGGAGGGGAAAGTCATTGCGGTCGGCAGCGGGAAGTTCAATGATAAGGGTGAGCGGATCCTTATGGAAGTCAAGGCGGATGACCGGGTCCTCTTTGGGAAATATTCCGGAACTGAGATCAAGCTGGAAGGTGAAGAATATCTTATTATGCACCAGGATGACATCCTGGGTATTATTGAATAA